A window of the Elgaria multicarinata webbii isolate HBS135686 ecotype San Diego chromosome 22, rElgMul1.1.pri, whole genome shotgun sequence genome harbors these coding sequences:
- the NUFIP2 gene encoding FMR1-interacting protein NUFIP2 has translation MEEQPGQQQQQPPPPPPPPPPHHHHHHHHHHHYYYYNHNHHQHHQQYLAEGSGPAKAQPQKAPLQALKHEPKHGGLPPPEAPRKRAGYGELNGSVGERECSGKSLNAGDASAPISRVPNGSQPPGDPNLTLKQTVKGSAFGKPGLKAKSFVPKGGMDKKNEKCYESKTREGPSSDKPEGLPIPNGVVANSSGYITNGYVSKGADNDGSGSESGYTTPKKRKGRRNSAKGCENLSLAPEQVMQHEPPLAAPALKQEPEGFKPDCGEPKAGSRIDGLKPAWKCEAGGLGVGRGKPGVGDAQRKNSDTKVGPASKKFEERPKGKHGPLAAASKEDSWTLFKPPPVFPVDNSSAKIVPKISYASKVKENLNKAAQNPAPSLSSSSSSSSSSSLCSSSAVEVQVQTSSRLSQVPMSAMKSVTSANFSNGPVLAGADRGACPAGTPSLLMPMASAVLSAASELVPQDGGPTSLVAEPQKPGLFIYPSNMQALLNAAAQAEAPIPTSQQSLGDIFQNQWGLSFINEPSAGPETAGRKPSDTKATEVTFQGDCPAALGSQGAETAPSGPDHPVFPKAYELDKRTSPQLLGGLLKLGISGEGGGFLLESHQPGGPRQAEPGGLGAFVFLAKDYHVESRLASPTNSLLTSAKEQRYQRGLERRASRGDFDLRAAVLYHAQEMENIRNLQKQDPKRIITYDEAMDHPNQ, from the exons ATGGAGGAGCAGcccgggcagcagcagcagcagcctccgccgccgccgccgccgccgcctccccatcaccaccaccaccaccatcaccaccatcactactactactacaaccaCAACCACCATCAACACCACCAGCAGTACCTGGCCGAGGGCAGCGGGCCCGCCAAGGCCCAGCCGCAGAAGGCGCCGCTGCAAGCGCTGAAACATGAGCCCAAGCACGGAGGCCTCCCGCCGCCAGAAGCGCCCAGGAAGAGAGCAG GCTACGGTGAGCTCAACGGCAGCGTCGGGGAAAGAGAATGCTCTGGGAAGAGTTTGAACGCCGGCGATGCGTCTGCCCCAATCTCCAGGGTGCCCAATGGCAGCCAGCCGCCCGGAGACCCTAACCTGACCCTGAAACAGACTGTGAAGGGGAGCGCATTTGGGAAACCAGGTCTCAAGGCCAAGAGTTTTGTTCCGAAAGGTGGCATGGACAAAAAGAACGAGAAATGCTACGAGAGTAAAACAAGGGAGGGGCCCTCCTCGGATAAGCCGGAGGGCCTCCCCATCCCCAACGGCGTGGTTGCGAACAGCTCCGGCTATATCACCAATGGTTACGTCAGCAAAGGGGCGGACAATGATGGGAGCGGCTCGGAGAGCGGCTACACGACGCCCAAGAAGCGGAAAGGCCGGCGCAACAGCGCCAAGGGCTGCGAGAACCTGAGCTTGGCGCCGGAGCAAGTGATGCAGCACGAGCCGCCCCTTGCCGCCCCAGCCTTAAAGCAAGAGCCGGAGGGCTTCAAGCCGGACTGTGGGGAGCCCAAAGCAGGGAGCCGTATTGACGGCCTGAAGCCCGCTTGGAAGTGTGAGgctggggggttgggggtgggccgCGGGAAGCCGGGGGTCGGGGACGCACAGCGGAAGAACTCGGACACCAAAGTCGGGCCGGCCAGCAAAAAGTTTGAGGAGCGGCCCAAGGGAAAGCATGGGCCGTTGGCGGCCGCCTCGAAAGAGGACTCTTGGACTCTCTTTAAACCGCCCCCGGTTTTCCCGGTGGACAATAGCAGCGCGAAAATCGTTCCCAAGATCAGTTATGCAAGCAAAGTCAAAGAGAACCTCAACAAGGCCGCTCAAAATCCCGCCCCGTCTCTGTCGtcatcgtcctcctcctcctcgtcctcctctttgtGTTCCTCCTCCGCAGTCGAAGTCCAGGTCCAGACCTCCAGCCGCCTCTCCCAGGTCCCCATGTCTGCAATGAAATCCGTCACTTCGGCCAACTTTTCCAACGGGCCGGTCTTGGCAGGGGCTGACCGCGGTGCGTGTCCGGCGGGGACCCCGTCTCTGCTCATGCCCATGGCCAGCGCCGTCCTTTCTGCGGCTTCTGAGCTGGTACCCCAGGACGGGGGTCCGACCTCGCTGGTTGCGGAGCCGCAGAAGCCGGGCCTTTTTATCTACCCGTCAAATATGCAAGCCCTGCTCAATGCTGCTGCCCAGGCCGAGGCGCCCATCCCGACGAGTCAGCAGAGCCTTGGTGACATCTTCCAGAACCAGTGGGGTTTATCGTTTATAAACGAGCCCAGTGCGGGCCCAGAGACGGCTGGGCGGAAGCCGTCGGACACTAAGGCCACCGAGGTGACATTTCAGGGGGACTGCCCTGCTGCCTTGGGGTCCCAGGGGGCTGAGACGGCTCCCTCGGGCCCTGACCACCCTGTGTTTCCCAAGGCTTATGAGCTGGACAAACGGACTAGCCCGCAGCTCCTTGGTGGTCTCCTAAAGCTGGGGATTTCTGGCGAGGGGGGCGGCTTTTTGCTGGAGTCCCATCAGCCGGGCGGCCCGCGGCAGGCCGAACCCGGGGGCCTGGGGGCATTCGTGTTTCTCGCCAAGGACTATCATGTAGAGAGCCGCCTGGCCTCCCCTACGAACAGTTTGTTAACCTCCGCCAAAGAACAGAGGTACCAGAGAGGCCTAGAAAGGAGAGCGAGCCGGGGCGACTTTGACCTGAGGGCCGCCGTTCTATATCACGCTCAAG